The following proteins come from a genomic window of Streptomyces sp. Sge12:
- a CDS encoding enoyl-CoA hydratase/isomerase family protein translates to MIDTISTEIAEGAERIRLEVADGLAVLTLCRPEKLNGWSWESTRQLGLLADRIRFDADVRAVLLRAEGRAFCAGIDVTAPGGAITGGSPAERTRNYYEGIRWVHERFAVLARLPQPVVAAVQGYCLGFGFELALMADVRVAAEDAVFALPEAGLGVAVDAGGDLRIAREAGAGWAKYLALTGRRIDAGTAQRLNLVQLVVPGDDLDSTAYAVAREIAANAPLAVQGIKRAVDAYADAALPAALDRVAMTAALTLTSEDCREGYAAKAARRPPHFSGG, encoded by the coding sequence GTGATCGACACCATCTCCACGGAGATCGCGGAGGGTGCGGAGCGCATCAGGCTGGAGGTCGCGGACGGTCTCGCGGTCCTGACCCTGTGCCGCCCGGAGAAACTCAACGGCTGGAGCTGGGAGTCCACCCGTCAGCTCGGCCTGCTCGCGGACCGGATCCGCTTCGACGCGGATGTCCGGGCGGTGCTGCTGCGGGCCGAGGGCCGGGCCTTCTGCGCGGGCATCGACGTGACCGCCCCGGGCGGCGCCATCACCGGGGGATCCCCGGCGGAGCGCACCCGCAACTACTACGAGGGCATCCGCTGGGTGCACGAGCGGTTCGCGGTCCTCGCCCGACTCCCGCAGCCGGTGGTGGCCGCCGTCCAGGGCTACTGCCTCGGCTTCGGCTTCGAGCTGGCGCTGATGGCCGACGTCCGGGTGGCGGCCGAGGACGCCGTCTTCGCCCTGCCGGAGGCTGGGCTGGGGGTGGCGGTGGACGCGGGCGGTGACCTCCGTATCGCCCGCGAGGCGGGTGCGGGCTGGGCCAAGTACCTGGCCCTGACCGGCCGCCGGATCGACGCGGGGACGGCGCAGCGCCTCAACCTGGTCCAACTGGTCGTCCCCGGCGATGACCTGGACTCCACCGCGTACGCCGTGGCACGGGAGATCGCCGCGAACGCGCCCCTCGCGGTCCAGGGCATCAAGCGGGCGGTCGATGCCTACGCCGATGCCGCCCTGCCCGCGGCCCTGGACCGGGTGGCGATGACCGCGGCCCTGACCCTCACCTCGGAGGACTGCCGCGAGGGCTACGCGGCCAAGGCGGCCCGCCGGCCCCCGCACTTCAGCGGAGGCTGA
- a CDS encoding PIG-L deacetylase family protein: protein MTEQPDQQDTLQPMPTDWTRALAVVAHPDDLEYGCAAAVADWTDGGREVVYLLATRGEAGIDSIAPADCGPLREAEQRASAAVVGVSEVEFLDYHDGVIEYGLGLRRDIAAAIRRHRPELLVTLNHRDTWGGAQGGGYWNTPDHKAVGRAVLDAAGDAGNRWIFPELIEQGLQPWDGVRWVAVAGSSTPTHAADAGPGLERSVKSLMEHKAYIEVLTDQDPEEYVRTFLTGNAQQAAARFGGRPAVPFEVFPR from the coding sequence ATGACCGAACAACCTGACCAGCAGGACACTTTGCAGCCCATGCCCACCGACTGGACGCGCGCCCTCGCCGTGGTCGCGCACCCCGACGACCTGGAGTACGGGTGCGCCGCGGCCGTCGCGGACTGGACGGACGGGGGCCGGGAGGTCGTCTACCTCCTCGCCACGCGCGGCGAGGCGGGCATCGACAGCATCGCCCCCGCCGACTGCGGTCCGCTGCGCGAGGCGGAGCAGCGGGCGAGCGCCGCGGTCGTCGGGGTGTCCGAGGTGGAGTTCCTGGACTACCACGACGGGGTCATCGAGTACGGCCTCGGCCTGCGCCGGGACATCGCCGCGGCGATCCGGCGGCACCGCCCCGAGCTGCTCGTCACCCTCAACCACCGAGACACGTGGGGCGGTGCGCAGGGCGGCGGCTACTGGAACACCCCCGACCACAAGGCCGTCGGCCGGGCCGTGCTGGACGCGGCCGGTGACGCCGGCAACCGGTGGATCTTCCCCGAGCTCATCGAGCAGGGACTGCAGCCGTGGGACGGCGTGCGCTGGGTCGCGGTCGCCGGATCCAGCACGCCCACGCACGCGGCCGACGCCGGCCCGGGGCTGGAGCGCTCGGTGAAGTCCCTGATGGAGCACAAGGCGTACATCGAGGTGCTCACCGACCAGGACCCGGAGGAGTACGTACGCACCTTCCTCACCGGGAACGCCCAGCAGGCGGCGGCCCGGTTCGGCGGCCGTCCCGCCGTGCCGTTCGAGGTCTTCCCCCGCTGA
- a CDS encoding MBL fold metallo-hydrolase codes for MDRQGRVVALLDATGIFFEPARAAFPGAGEAAWARAAELDPGAFGPDGAWALDFRCFAIARPGGRWILVDAGVGPARSPAAAWAPVPGRLPDALAVTGIAPADVEAVVLTHLHEDHAGWSSGDDGEPFFPEARYVVQRAEVAALDRADPVWDWTVAPLRARGRLHEVDGVHRLAPGITLLPTPGHTPGHQSVLVDQGDGARDVVVTGDVLVHAVQLGDPAVPYSHERDRDTARASRRALLDRARERGALLATAHLTRAFIEPPPETTAGRRP; via the coding sequence ATGGATCGACAGGGACGGGTGGTGGCGCTGCTCGACGCCACCGGGATCTTCTTCGAGCCCGCCCGCGCCGCCTTTCCGGGGGCCGGCGAGGCGGCGTGGGCGCGGGCCGCGGAGCTGGACCCGGGCGCGTTCGGACCGGACGGGGCGTGGGCGCTGGATTTCCGGTGCTTCGCGATCGCCCGGCCCGGCGGCCGCTGGATTCTGGTGGACGCCGGGGTCGGGCCGGCCCGGTCCCCGGCCGCCGCCTGGGCCCCGGTGCCGGGGCGGCTGCCGGACGCCCTCGCGGTGACCGGTATCGCCCCGGCCGATGTGGAGGCGGTGGTGCTGACCCACCTTCACGAGGACCACGCGGGATGGTCGTCGGGGGACGACGGGGAACCGTTCTTCCCGGAGGCCCGGTACGTGGTGCAGCGCGCGGAGGTGGCCGCGCTGGACCGGGCGGACCCGGTGTGGGACTGGACGGTGGCGCCGCTGCGAGCGCGCGGCCGATTGCACGAGGTCGACGGTGTCCACCGGCTGGCGCCCGGCATCACCCTGCTGCCGACGCCCGGACACACGCCGGGGCACCAGTCGGTGCTGGTGGACCAGGGGGACGGGGCCCGCGACGTGGTGGTCACCGGGGACGTACTGGTCCACGCGGTGCAGCTGGGCGACCCGGCGGTGCCGTACTCCCACGAGCGCGACCGGGACACCGCCCGCGCCTCCCGCCGGGCCCTGCTGGACCGGGCGAGGGAGCGCGGCGCCCTTCTCGCCACCGCACACCTGACCCGCGCCTTCATCGAGCCGCCCCCGGAGACGACAGCGGGCCGGCGCCCCTGA
- a CDS encoding DNRLRE domain-containing protein, giving the protein MSSAVSLALAGGLAVAGVVAGPATAAVAAPAVSAAGAGETPVGAQAWTRVSKKYPNRSYWNAAGDLRVGNEAGTEGLSRAYLRLDTTALAGATVSKATFRITNTGAASCTGRPVELWSVGAVSAKTTWNNQPAKAVRLATVTDAKGREGCAAGDLEFDATALVKEAAATSQASVTVGLFAANESDASAWKRFAPTTAKLETTIGRPAPPVISSPEFPDASNGAPADTGKARTPGTFTFGTGGATNIEKIVYWSDFEPREATVAPGGSAVITPTGSGPHMMYAYSVDKAGRRSDQAVYLFWALGNGGVRDAAGDLNGDGLRDLWTLDPDGRLRFSAGRADGTFAAPVDGGASFAPGSRIAAGGDWGEDGYNDLLVLEWVEGLGAKQLRLFSNNGLGGVRPHDGIILSVFEEDPAQGNDHWSDAQDIADAGDWNGDGEPDLLVKQGAKLWAYTGSRSGYLDMNGAPVLVGDGGWDIVSVLAPGDTDGDGAGDLWVRDDASGDLFAVKGAKDAAGQLDPRSWGTAQRVRIGSGFGRTAYPTLVSAGDFDRDGLVDLSAVGADGKAVWFRATATGIDATPRPIG; this is encoded by the coding sequence ATGTCGAGCGCCGTCTCGCTGGCCCTGGCTGGCGGACTGGCCGTGGCCGGCGTGGTGGCAGGACCGGCGACGGCCGCCGTCGCCGCGCCGGCCGTCAGCGCCGCGGGGGCGGGGGAGACCCCCGTCGGCGCGCAGGCCTGGACGCGCGTGTCCAAGAAGTACCCGAACCGCTCCTACTGGAACGCCGCCGGCGACCTGCGCGTCGGCAATGAGGCCGGCACCGAGGGGCTGTCCCGCGCGTACCTCCGCCTGGACACCACCGCGTTGGCGGGTGCCACGGTCTCCAAGGCGACCTTCCGGATCACCAACACGGGGGCCGCGTCCTGCACGGGCCGTCCGGTGGAGCTGTGGAGCGTCGGCGCCGTCTCGGCGAAGACCACGTGGAACAACCAGCCCGCCAAGGCCGTCCGGCTGGCGACGGTGACGGACGCCAAGGGCCGCGAGGGCTGTGCGGCCGGCGACCTCGAATTCGACGCCACCGCGTTGGTGAAGGAGGCCGCGGCCACGTCCCAGGCCTCCGTCACCGTCGGTCTGTTCGCGGCGAACGAGTCCGACGCCTCGGCCTGGAAGCGCTTCGCCCCGACGACCGCGAAACTGGAGACCACCATCGGCCGCCCCGCGCCGCCGGTGATCAGCTCACCCGAGTTCCCCGACGCCTCGAACGGCGCCCCCGCCGACACCGGCAAGGCCCGCACCCCGGGCACCTTCACGTTCGGCACCGGTGGCGCCACCAACATCGAGAAGATCGTGTACTGGTCGGACTTCGAGCCGCGGGAGGCCACCGTGGCTCCGGGCGGCAGTGCCGTGATCACGCCCACCGGCTCCGGTCCGCACATGATGTACGCGTACAGCGTGGACAAGGCCGGGCGGCGTTCGGACCAGGCCGTGTACCTCTTCTGGGCCCTCGGGAACGGCGGGGTCCGCGACGCCGCCGGTGACCTCAACGGCGACGGTCTGCGCGACCTGTGGACCCTGGACCCCGACGGCAGGCTCCGCTTCTCGGCCGGCCGGGCCGACGGCACCTTCGCCGCACCGGTCGACGGCGGGGCGTCCTTCGCCCCCGGCAGCCGGATCGCCGCCGGCGGGGACTGGGGCGAGGACGGATACAACGACCTGCTGGTGCTCGAGTGGGTCGAAGGGCTGGGAGCCAAGCAGCTCCGGCTCTTCAGCAACAACGGCCTCGGCGGCGTCCGTCCGCACGACGGCATCATCCTGAGTGTCTTCGAGGAGGACCCGGCGCAGGGCAACGATCACTGGTCGGACGCCCAGGACATCGCCGACGCGGGTGACTGGAACGGTGACGGGGAGCCCGACCTGCTGGTCAAGCAGGGTGCGAAGCTCTGGGCGTACACGGGCAGCCGCTCCGGCTACCTCGACATGAACGGCGCCCCGGTCCTCGTCGGTGACGGCGGCTGGGACATCGTCTCGGTCCTCGCCCCGGGCGACACCGACGGCGACGGCGCCGGCGACCTGTGGGTGCGCGACGACGCCTCCGGCGACCTCTTCGCCGTGAAGGGCGCCAAGGACGCCGCCGGGCAACTCGACCCCAGGAGCTGGGGCACGGCGCAGCGCGTGAGGATCGGCTCGGGCTTCGGCCGGACGGCCTACCCGACGCTGGTCTCCGCGGGCGACTTCGACCGCGACGGTCTGGTCGACCTGTCGGCCGTCGGCGCCGACGGCAAGGCCGTCTGGTTCCGGGCGACGGCCACCGGGATCGACGCGACCCCGCGGCCGATCGGCTGA
- a CDS encoding alpha/beta fold hydrolase — MAHSYRQPGTVLTDHRFSVPLDHARPDGERIELYAREVVAAGKDPEALPWLLYLEGGPGFGARRFIGRQAWLERALTEYRVLLLDQRGTGRSTPVNRQTLPLRGTPAQQAEYLGHFRADSIVRDAEAIRPGLTGGAPWTVLGQSFGGFCATRYLSTAPEGLTAVLITGGLPSLTAGADEVYEAAYPRIERKNLAHYARYPMDVERARRIAAHLAEAPAELPGGHRLTVEGFQSLGILLGGGDGSHQLHYLLEDAFVPTPAGPALSDAFLEGARSLLSFAGHPLYALVHEAIYAQDPATPTAWAAERVRARHPRFDADKALAGDEPMLFTGETIHPWHFTTDPALAPLRETAELLAARTGWQPLYDPARLAANDVPVAAAVYHDDMYVDTAHSLETARSVRGLRTWVTDEFEHDGLRAGGPRVLDRLLSLVRDGA; from the coding sequence ATCGCACACAGCTACCGCCAGCCCGGCACGGTCCTCACCGACCACCGGTTCTCCGTCCCCCTGGACCACGCGCGCCCGGACGGGGAGCGGATCGAGCTGTACGCCCGCGAGGTCGTGGCCGCCGGTAAGGACCCCGAGGCGCTGCCGTGGCTGCTCTACCTGGAGGGCGGTCCGGGCTTCGGGGCCCGCCGTTTCATCGGCCGCCAGGCCTGGCTGGAGCGCGCGCTGACCGAGTACCGGGTGCTGCTGCTCGACCAGCGCGGAACGGGCCGCTCCACCCCGGTGAACCGGCAGACCCTGCCCCTGCGGGGCACCCCCGCCCAGCAGGCCGAGTACCTCGGCCACTTCCGCGCCGACTCCATCGTGCGCGACGCCGAGGCCATCCGGCCCGGCCTGACCGGCGGCGCGCCCTGGACCGTGCTCGGCCAGAGCTTCGGCGGCTTCTGCGCGACCCGCTACCTCTCCACCGCGCCCGAGGGCCTCACCGCCGTCCTCATCACCGGTGGCCTGCCGTCCCTGACCGCCGGTGCCGACGAGGTGTACGAGGCCGCGTACCCCCGCATCGAGCGCAAGAACCTGGCCCACTACGCCCGCTACCCGATGGACGTCGAACGCGCCCGCCGGATCGCCGCCCACCTCGCCGAAGCACCGGCCGAACTCCCCGGCGGCCACCGCCTCACCGTCGAGGGCTTCCAGTCCCTCGGCATCCTCCTCGGCGGGGGCGACGGCAGCCACCAGCTCCACTACCTGCTGGAGGACGCCTTCGTCCCGACCCCCGCGGGACCCGCCCTCTCCGACGCCTTCCTGGAAGGCGCCCGCTCCCTGCTGTCCTTCGCCGGTCACCCCCTCTACGCACTGGTCCACGAGGCGATCTACGCCCAGGACCCCGCCACGCCCACCGCCTGGGCCGCCGAGCGCGTGCGTGCCCGCCACCCCCGCTTCGACGCGGACAAGGCCCTCGCGGGCGACGAGCCGATGCTCTTCACCGGCGAGACCATCCACCCCTGGCACTTCACCACCGACCCGGCCCTCGCCCCGCTGCGCGAGACCGCCGAGCTCCTGGCCGCCCGCACCGGCTGGCAGCCGCTCTACGACCCGGCCCGACTGGCCGCCAACGACGTGCCGGTGGCCGCCGCGGTCTACCACGACGACATGTACGTGGACACGGCGCACTCGCTGGAGACGGCCCGCTCCGTGCGGGGTCTGCGGACCTGGGTGACGGACGAGTTCGAGCACGACGGCCTCCGCGCCGGCGGCCCCCGCGTCCTGGACCGCCTGCTGTCCCTCGTCCGCGACGGGGCGTGA
- a CDS encoding S-(hydroxymethyl)mycothiol dehydrogenase, with amino-acid sequence MTHRVRGVIARSKGAPVETTTILVPDPGPGEALVRVQACGVCHTDLHYREGGINDEYPFLLGHEAAGIVESVGPDVTSVAPGDFVILNWRAVCGTCRACRRGRPWYCFATHNATQPMTLEDGTPLSPALGIGAFAEKTLVAAGQCTKVDPAAAPAAAGLLGCGVMAGLGAALNTGNVGRGDSVAVIGCGGVGNAAVAGARLAGASRIIAVDLDDRKLEWARGLGATHTVNGRTDDVVKAIQGLTGGNGADVVIDAVGRPETYRQAFYARDLAGTVVLVGVPTPEMKLELPLLDVFGRGGALKSSWYGDCLPERDFPLLIDLYLQGRLDLDAFVSETIPLDGVEDAFARMERGEVLRSVVEF; translated from the coding sequence GTGACGCATCGCGTACGAGGGGTCATCGCCCGGAGCAAGGGCGCACCGGTGGAGACGACGACGATCCTCGTGCCCGACCCGGGACCCGGCGAGGCGCTCGTCCGGGTGCAGGCCTGCGGGGTCTGCCACACCGACCTGCACTACCGCGAGGGCGGCATCAACGACGAGTACCCCTTCCTGCTCGGCCACGAGGCCGCCGGAATCGTCGAGTCCGTCGGCCCGGACGTCACCTCGGTGGCTCCCGGCGACTTCGTGATCCTCAACTGGCGCGCGGTGTGCGGCACCTGTCGCGCCTGCCGACGCGGCCGCCCCTGGTACTGCTTCGCCACGCACAACGCCACCCAGCCCATGACCCTGGAGGACGGCACCCCGCTCTCCCCGGCCCTGGGGATCGGTGCGTTCGCCGAGAAGACCCTGGTCGCAGCCGGCCAGTGCACCAAGGTCGACCCCGCGGCCGCCCCGGCCGCCGCCGGCCTCCTCGGCTGCGGGGTGATGGCCGGCCTCGGCGCCGCCCTCAACACAGGCAACGTCGGGCGGGGCGACTCCGTCGCCGTCATCGGCTGCGGGGGAGTGGGCAACGCGGCCGTGGCCGGAGCCCGCCTGGCGGGCGCCTCGCGGATCATCGCCGTGGACCTGGACGACCGGAAGCTGGAATGGGCGCGGGGCCTGGGCGCCACGCACACCGTCAACGGACGCACCGACGACGTGGTCAAGGCCATCCAGGGCCTGACCGGGGGCAACGGCGCGGACGTGGTCATCGACGCCGTGGGCCGCCCCGAGACCTACCGTCAGGCCTTCTACGCGCGCGACCTCGCCGGGACGGTGGTCCTGGTGGGCGTGCCGACACCGGAGATGAAGCTCGAACTCCCGCTCCTCGACGTCTTCGGCCGCGGCGGCGCCCTGAAGTCCTCCTGGTACGGGGACTGCCTGCCCGAGCGCGATTTCCCCCTGCTGATCGACCTCTACCTCCAGGGCCGGCTCGACCTGGACGCTTTCGTCTCCGAGACCATCCCGCTCGACGGCGTCGAGGACGCCTTCGCGCGGATGGAACGCGGTGAGGTACTCCGCTCGGTCGTCGAGTTCTGA
- a CDS encoding LysR substrate-binding domain-containing protein codes for MLDVRRLRLLRELACRGTIAAVGEALAFSPSAVSQQLTVLEREAGLPLLERTGRRVRLTPAGQNLVRHAEAVLERLEQAEADLAEARGGLSGVLRIGAFPTATRAIVPAALIALARRHPGLEPMVSETDPAAVAHALRAGDLDVALVHEYDFVPAEPEPGLATEPLYGEAMYLAAPADPAAVPPAAPPAEPDPGAAAAPDPGRPAGPEPDQGAALRTHARAPWITATPGTLCHAMTVRACQAAGFTPRVRHRVDEFATVLALVAAGQGVAVVPQLGVTGPADPAVHLTRLLMQRRTKLAFRSGAGAHPAVAAFGAALRAAVPPDLAGSRAVS; via the coding sequence ATGCTCGACGTACGACGCCTGCGCCTGCTGCGCGAACTGGCCTGCCGCGGCACCATCGCCGCCGTCGGCGAGGCCCTCGCCTTCAGCCCTTCGGCGGTCTCCCAGCAACTCACCGTCCTCGAACGCGAAGCCGGCCTGCCGCTGCTGGAGCGCACCGGCCGCCGGGTCCGGCTCACCCCGGCGGGCCAGAACCTGGTCCGGCACGCCGAGGCCGTTCTTGAACGCCTCGAACAGGCCGAGGCCGACCTCGCCGAGGCGCGCGGCGGGCTCTCCGGAGTGCTGCGGATCGGCGCCTTCCCCACCGCGACCCGGGCCATCGTCCCGGCCGCCCTGATCGCCCTCGCCCGGCGGCACCCGGGGCTGGAGCCGATGGTCTCGGAGACCGACCCGGCCGCGGTGGCGCACGCCCTGCGCGCCGGGGACCTGGACGTGGCGCTGGTGCACGAGTACGACTTCGTACCCGCCGAGCCCGAGCCGGGACTGGCCACCGAACCGCTCTACGGCGAGGCGATGTACCTGGCCGCGCCCGCCGACCCGGCCGCCGTACCGCCCGCCGCCCCGCCCGCCGAGCCGGACCCCGGCGCGGCCGCCGCCCCGGACCCCGGCCGGCCCGCCGGCCCGGAACCCGACCAGGGGGCGGCCCTGCGGACGCACGCCCGGGCTCCCTGGATCACCGCCACCCCCGGCACCCTCTGCCACGCCATGACCGTCCGGGCCTGCCAGGCCGCCGGCTTCACCCCGCGCGTCCGCCACCGGGTCGACGAGTTCGCCACCGTGCTCGCGCTGGTCGCTGCGGGCCAGGGCGTGGCCGTCGTACCGCAGCTCGGAGTCACCGGCCCCGCCGATCCGGCCGTACACCTCACGCGCCTGCTCATGCAGCGCCGCACCAAGCTCGCCTTCCGCAGCGGGGCCGGCGCCCACCCCGCCGTGGCGGCCTTCGGCGCCGCACTTCGGGCCGCCGTACCGCCGGATCTGGCCGGGTCGCGCGCCGTGTCGTGA
- a CDS encoding dihydrodipicolinate synthase family protein, protein MAQDIAGITDIAGVAAAAAALPTRPLQGIHVPLVTPFTRTGEVAAEALEALAHEVLDAGATGIVALGTTAEAACLEEAERDLVTTVCARVCGERGAPLTVGAGASGTRAAEASLARLARWPGVGAALVTVPAFVRPAAAGVLAHFARLAAASPVPLIVYHVPYRTGQPLDAAALRALGSLPGVVGVKYAGGGIGEDAVALLGDLPDGFEVLAGDDVYLSPLLALGAAGGILASAHLATGRFAELAGAWRAGDVARARPLGHALARMSAAAFAEPNPAVLKGVLHAQGRIPTPDVRLPLLPASEGAVKAVTTALQGLDGLDGPM, encoded by the coding sequence ATGGCACAGGACATCGCAGGCATCACAGACATCGCAGGGGTAGCGGCAGCAGCGGCGGCCCTCCCGACCCGGCCGTTGCAGGGGATCCACGTACCGCTCGTCACGCCCTTCACCCGTACCGGGGAGGTCGCCGCCGAGGCGCTGGAGGCGCTGGCCCACGAGGTGCTCGACGCCGGCGCCACCGGGATCGTCGCGCTCGGCACCACCGCGGAGGCGGCCTGCCTCGAGGAGGCGGAGCGCGACCTCGTCACCACGGTGTGCGCCCGGGTCTGCGGGGAGCGGGGCGCGCCGCTGACCGTGGGTGCGGGGGCGAGCGGCACCCGGGCCGCCGAGGCCTCGCTGGCCCGGCTGGCCCGGTGGCCCGGGGTGGGGGCGGCGCTGGTGACGGTGCCGGCCTTCGTCCGGCCGGCGGCCGCCGGTGTGCTGGCGCACTTCGCGCGGCTGGCTGCTGCGAGCCCCGTCCCGCTGATCGTCTATCACGTCCCGTACCGCACCGGGCAGCCGCTGGACGCGGCCGCGCTGCGGGCGCTCGGATCGCTGCCGGGGGTCGTCGGGGTGAAGTACGCGGGCGGCGGCATCGGCGAGGACGCGGTGGCACTGCTCGGTGACCTGCCGGACGGGTTCGAGGTGCTGGCGGGTGACGACGTGTACCTGTCGCCGCTGCTGGCGCTGGGTGCGGCGGGCGGGATCCTGGCCTCGGCGCATCTGGCGACGGGCCGGTTCGCCGAGCTCGCCGGGGCCTGGCGGGCCGGTGACGTGGCGCGGGCGCGGCCGCTGGGGCACGCGCTGGCCCGGATGTCGGCGGCGGCCTTCGCCGAGCCGAATCCGGCGGTGCTCAAGGGCGTCCTGCACGCGCAGGGGCGGATCCCGACGCCGGACGTCCGGCTGCCCCTGCTGCCGGCCTCGGAGGGGGCGGTGAAGGCGGTGACGACCGCACTGCAGGGGCTGGACGGGCTGGACGGGCCGATGTGA
- a CDS encoding transglycosylase SLT domain-containing protein, producing MPAKGKHRRPKHYRITRKLALAGTGGAALTLPLISATTAGAVETAAAPTTYSVVAGDTLSQIAAQHSLTGGWQKLYEANRNVVGDNPSVIRPGIKLTIGTQAKTAAAAKTAAAAKPATAYPNNLDGWIRESLDVMAKHGIPGSYNGIHRNVMRESSGNPLAINNWDINAQNGIPSKGLLQVIDPTFRAYHVPGTSQDSYDPVANITAACNYAAARYGSIDNVNGPY from the coding sequence ATGCCTGCAAAGGGTAAGCACCGTCGGCCGAAGCACTACCGGATCACCCGCAAGCTGGCCCTCGCCGGCACAGGTGGCGCGGCCCTCACTCTCCCGCTGATCAGCGCGACCACCGCCGGTGCGGTGGAGACGGCCGCCGCCCCCACGACCTATTCCGTGGTCGCGGGCGACACCCTTTCGCAGATCGCGGCGCAGCATTCCCTCACCGGCGGCTGGCAGAAGCTCTACGAGGCGAACCGGAACGTCGTGGGTGACAACCCGTCGGTCATCCGGCCCGGCATCAAGCTGACGATCGGCACCCAGGCGAAGACGGCCGCGGCGGCCAAGACCGCTGCCGCCGCCAAGCCCGCGACCGCCTACCCGAACAATCTCGACGGGTGGATCCGCGAGTCCCTCGACGTCATGGCGAAGCACGGTATTCCCGGCTCCTACAACGGAATTCACCGCAATGTGATGCGCGAGTCCTCCGGCAACCCGCTGGCGATCAACAACTGGGACATCAACGCCCAGAACGGGATCCCGTCCAAGGGCCTGCTCCAGGTCATCGACCCCACCTTCCGCGCCTACCACGTGCCCGGCACCTCGCAGGACTCCTACGACCCGGTCGCCAACATCACCGCCGCCTGCAACTACGCGGCGGCGCGCTACGGCTCGATCGACAACGTCAACGGGCCCTACTAG
- a CDS encoding squalene/phytoene synthase family protein, giving the protein MPSWRTTLTAAGVSGSRLRDDYTHAARRVLRREPAPYLALRMLAAPPLVPCLAAGLAFMNLVDDVAETGTPQQRAAGLAALSERVEAALKSGDSPDPLLRAYAHAVDSRGLPPYWVSRFLAGAATAEAGFDGFEAEEDFQAYLDAYALPGVLVFTGLQYRGGPDEQQAAGWRRFVDAAQRVDFLADLCGDLADGRLCIPRARLAEHGVTRADLEQARDTPAVRALLAAECRRARTALDDTRGILDLAEPGLRPVVSTMTELMAHQLTAVERAGVAALRRDIGYGPAAPLRILVRAARRRPV; this is encoded by the coding sequence ATGCCCAGCTGGCGCACCACCCTCACGGCGGCCGGTGTGTCCGGCTCCCGGCTGCGGGACGACTACACGCACGCCGCCCGCCGGGTGCTCCGCCGCGAGCCGGCCCCGTACCTGGCGCTGCGGATGCTCGCCGCGCCGCCGCTGGTGCCCTGCCTCGCCGCGGGGCTCGCCTTCATGAACCTCGTCGACGACGTCGCCGAGACCGGTACCCCGCAGCAACGGGCCGCCGGCCTCGCCGCGTTGTCCGAGCGGGTGGAGGCGGCCCTGAAGTCCGGGGACAGCCCCGACCCGCTGCTGCGGGCCTACGCGCACGCGGTGGACTCCCGCGGTCTGCCGCCGTACTGGGTCTCCCGCTTCCTGGCGGGCGCCGCCACCGCCGAGGCCGGATTCGACGGCTTCGAGGCGGAGGAGGACTTCCAGGCCTACCTGGACGCGTACGCGCTGCCGGGGGTGCTGGTCTTCACCGGGCTCCAGTACCGGGGCGGCCCCGACGAGCAACAGGCGGCGGGCTGGCGGCGGTTCGTCGACGCCGCCCAGCGCGTGGACTTCCTCGCCGACCTCTGCGGGGACCTCGCGGACGGCCGGCTCTGCATCCCCCGCGCCCGTCTCGCCGAACACGGGGTGACCCGCGCCGACCTCGAACAGGCCCGCGACACCCCGGCCGTACGGGCCCTCCTCGCCGCCGAGTGCCGGCGTGCCCGTACGGCTCTGGACGACACCCGCGGCATTCTCGACCTCGCCGAGCCCGGACTGCGTCCCGTGGTCTCGACCATGACGGAGCTGATGGCGCACCAGCTCACTGCCGTGGAGCGCGCGGGGGTCGCCGCCCTGCGCCGGGACATCGGGTACGGCCCGGCGGCGCCCCTGCGGATCCTCGTCCGCGCCGCCCGGCGTCGCCCGGTGTGA